A single region of the Bacillus cereus genome encodes:
- a CDS encoding RNaseH domain-containing protein: MEKLRLLTFKNIVEPLYNEKVSYFYFPIEWLEIVEIHYRTFLLTSKLKLVNERLYDMFSDILFIQHNPYILKEDTPWIVAKEPMRQEQLDYIFQSWYEVIHDWKPNKLIDQPHLEWQYDLISNLPVLHDKKTFPKWVPALVTHIFCEQPLRMKNKNDEEVYFSPLRSQHVSEAMSEPIKDEETQDYFAYVYRFEYITRGGENSPLLKVSVGIRRFYQQYNHKDISILLGRKRSQILISTPEFESNKKKQRFVKLKVQQAEKGIKWIKRFRNLKDEYRIGGEVKLEHILQCPKEYIRGTNKRVLLPYNENIYKVQGTKIKLGIKVREKKELLNEFQLTFPYFTLIPECESVLTNNENELLPLITPKELDSITLEVWSDDIVIEIEQALLDSKIVLAQNGDSSYVLNADYPVLLKIVRYNIEKVLQNPYRMQYSHKNKKELVDDVVKAVHATAGEQNGMKLALIALKTFNGREKINPKQIIREGFVRTQRISAFINLFIGQSVSKKEIITAILSLLEQKGFLKRSWNKIKLPGIIVNLSVEKMSKYDFLPIFSKINGREILYKLYGQEEWGTIDHTLLNIGNNKVFLPQPSKRNDIGAHFKQFLSETLVEILQDAHKQNKEVYFVVDANMRKHWIEDLRNKSVNIEVSPEIISNFKEDIKIIRINTNSDVPNYIVRDQKYVMDETRLFVDQLGIYYSTAAYELNCNEITQQYILEIIPFGVKSEEREEIAKMIHYMCCKSTSLSEQNIYNTYVMHMAKLIKNYTTDIDSREFKEFNDELDEDVIIMEKENGLILI; the protein is encoded by the coding sequence ATGGAAAAATTACGGTTATTAACATTTAAAAATATAGTAGAACCCCTCTATAATGAGAAAGTATCGTATTTTTACTTTCCTATTGAATGGCTTGAGATTGTAGAGATACATTATAGAACATTTTTATTAACGAGTAAGTTAAAACTTGTAAATGAAAGATTGTATGATATGTTTTCTGATATATTATTCATTCAGCATAATCCATATATATTAAAGGAAGATACACCTTGGATTGTAGCAAAAGAACCAATGAGACAAGAACAGTTAGACTATATTTTTCAAAGTTGGTATGAAGTTATTCATGATTGGAAACCGAATAAATTAATAGATCAACCACATTTAGAATGGCAGTATGATTTAATTAGTAATTTACCAGTATTACATGATAAAAAAACGTTTCCTAAATGGGTACCAGCTCTTGTTACACATATCTTTTGCGAACAGCCTTTACGTATGAAAAATAAGAATGATGAAGAAGTATATTTTTCACCACTGCGATCCCAACATGTTTCTGAAGCGATGTCTGAGCCAATTAAGGATGAAGAAACACAGGATTATTTCGCTTATGTATATCGGTTTGAATACATAACTCGTGGAGGTGAAAATAGTCCACTATTAAAAGTATCAGTCGGAATTAGACGGTTTTATCAGCAATATAACCATAAAGATATTTCTATACTTTTAGGGCGAAAGCGAAGCCAAATACTTATTTCAACTCCTGAATTTGAATCAAATAAGAAAAAGCAAAGATTTGTAAAATTAAAAGTGCAACAAGCTGAAAAAGGAATAAAGTGGATTAAGCGTTTCAGAAATTTAAAAGATGAGTATAGGATAGGGGGAGAAGTTAAATTAGAACACATTCTCCAATGTCCAAAAGAGTATATTAGAGGAACAAATAAAAGAGTGCTTCTTCCATATAACGAAAACATATATAAAGTTCAAGGGACAAAAATAAAACTTGGTATAAAAGTAAGAGAAAAAAAGGAGCTTTTAAATGAATTCCAACTGACCTTCCCATATTTCACATTAATTCCAGAATGTGAAAGTGTATTAACGAATAATGAGAATGAGTTATTACCTTTAATTACCCCAAAGGAATTAGATTCAATTACGTTAGAAGTATGGTCAGATGATATAGTAATAGAGATAGAGCAAGCGTTATTAGATAGCAAAATAGTTTTAGCGCAAAATGGAGATTCCTCCTATGTATTAAATGCGGATTATCCGGTGTTGTTAAAAATAGTAAGATATAACATTGAAAAAGTATTACAAAATCCATATAGAATGCAATATAGCCATAAAAATAAAAAGGAACTTGTAGACGATGTTGTAAAAGCGGTACATGCTACAGCAGGAGAGCAAAATGGAATGAAACTAGCATTAATTGCACTAAAAACTTTTAATGGCCGTGAAAAAATTAATCCAAAGCAAATTATTAGGGAAGGATTCGTTCGAACGCAACGTATTTCAGCTTTTATTAATTTATTTATTGGACAAAGTGTATCTAAAAAAGAAATTATTACCGCTATTCTTAGTTTGTTAGAACAAAAGGGGTTCTTGAAGCGTAGTTGGAATAAGATAAAATTACCAGGTATAATTGTAAATTTATCAGTTGAAAAAATGTCTAAATATGATTTCTTACCTATTTTTTCAAAAATAAATGGGAGAGAAATATTATATAAATTATATGGTCAAGAAGAATGGGGTACAATTGATCATACTTTATTAAATATAGGTAATAATAAAGTGTTTTTACCACAACCATCAAAAAGGAATGATATAGGAGCCCACTTTAAACAATTTCTGTCAGAGACATTAGTTGAAATTTTACAAGATGCACATAAACAAAACAAAGAAGTTTATTTTGTTGTAGATGCAAATATGAGGAAACATTGGATAGAAGATTTGCGAAATAAAAGCGTTAACATTGAGGTTTCACCTGAAATAATCTCAAATTTTAAAGAGGATATAAAAATAATTAGAATTAATACTAACTCAGATGTACCGAATTATATTGTTAGAGACCAAAAGTATGTTATGGATGAAACGAGATTATTTGTAGATCAACTGGGAATTTACTATAGTACGGCTGCATACGAATTAAATTGTAATGAGATAACACAGCAGTACATACTCGAAATTATCCCGTTTGGTGTAAAATCTGAAGAGAGAGAAGAAATCGCCAAAATGATACATTACATGTGCTGTAAATCAACCTCGCTCTCAGAACAAAATATTTATAATACGTATGTAATGCATATGGCTAAATTAATTAAAAATTATACTACTGATATTGATTCAAGGGAGTTTAAAGAATTCAATGACGAATTAGATGAAGATGTAATAATTATGGAAAAAGAAAATGGATTGATATTAATATAA
- the tenA gene encoding thiaminase II — MTFSQSLRKEVDSIWEASFNHPFVKKLGEGTLDLASFRYYVLQDSYYLSHFARVQTLGAAKALELETTARMAHHAQNTYEAELSLHENFAKKLGVTKEEKDNFLPAPTAYAYTSHMYRAAYEGHLGDIIAAILPCYWLYYEIGERLKECQPEEPIYKEWISAYGSDWFRTLVEEQITRLDTIAEKVTEADRERMRQHFIISSQYEYSFWEMAYTLEKWPVNEEVKGVIS, encoded by the coding sequence ATGACTTTTTCACAATCATTACGTAAAGAAGTAGATTCAATTTGGGAAGCAAGTTTTAATCATCCTTTTGTAAAAAAACTTGGTGAAGGTACGTTAGATTTAGCAAGTTTCCGTTATTACGTACTTCAAGATTCATATTATTTAAGTCATTTTGCTAGAGTACAAACTTTAGGAGCTGCAAAGGCTCTTGAATTAGAAACGACAGCTCGTATGGCGCACCATGCTCAAAATACATATGAAGCAGAATTATCATTACACGAGAATTTTGCTAAAAAATTAGGCGTTACGAAAGAAGAAAAAGATAATTTCCTACCTGCACCAACTGCATATGCGTATACTTCACATATGTATCGTGCTGCGTATGAAGGTCATTTAGGGGATATTATTGCAGCTATTTTACCTTGTTATTGGCTATATTATGAAATTGGTGAACGTTTAAAAGAGTGTCAGCCAGAAGAGCCAATTTATAAAGAGTGGATTTCTGCTTATGGATCAGATTGGTTCCGTACATTAGTAGAAGAGCAAATCACACGATTAGATACTATCGCTGAAAAAGTAACAGAGGCAGACCGTGAACGTATGAGACAACATTTTATTATTAGTAGTCAATATGAATATTCATTTTGGGAAATGGCATATACACTAGAAAAATGGCCAGTGAATGAAGAAGTTAAAGGTGTTATTTCATAA
- a CDS encoding D-alanine--D-alanine ligase, with product MRIGVIMGGVSSEKQVSIMTGNEMIAHLNKSKYEIVPITLNEKMDLIEKAKDIDFALLALHGKYGEDGTVQGTLESLGIPYSGSNMLSSGICMDKNLSKKILRYEGVETPDWIELTKMEDLNLEELEKLGFPLVVKPNSGGSSVGVKIVKDKNELISMLETVFEWDSEVVIEKYIKGEEITCSIFDGKQLPIISIRHAAEFFDYNAKYDDASTVEEVIELPAEVQERVNKASLACYKALKCSVYARVDMMVKDGIPYVMEVNTLPGMTQSSLLPKSAEAAGIKYSELLDMIIQTSLHVRKNEGF from the coding sequence ATGAGAATTGGCGTTATTATGGGAGGAGTATCCTCTGAAAAACAAGTATCAATTATGACTGGAAATGAAATGATTGCACATTTAAATAAGAGTAAGTATGAAATAGTTCCAATTACGTTAAATGAAAAAATGGATTTAATTGAAAAAGCGAAAGACATTGATTTTGCATTGCTAGCATTACACGGAAAATACGGAGAAGATGGTACTGTTCAAGGGACGCTTGAAAGTTTAGGTATTCCTTATAGTGGTAGCAATATGTTATCTAGCGGTATATGTATGGACAAAAATCTTTCAAAAAAGATTTTACGTTATGAAGGAGTAGAAACACCCGATTGGATTGAACTTACAAAAATGGAGGATCTAAACCTTGAAGAGTTAGAGAAGTTAGGATTTCCGTTAGTAGTAAAACCTAACTCTGGCGGCTCCAGTGTTGGAGTAAAGATTGTCAAGGATAAAAATGAATTGATTTCAATGCTGGAAACTGTATTCGAATGGGATTCAGAAGTAGTAATTGAGAAGTATATAAAGGGTGAGGAGATTACATGTTCCATTTTTGATGGAAAACAGTTACCTATCATCTCGATTCGACATGCTGCTGAGTTCTTTGACTACAATGCAAAATATGATGATGCTAGTACAGTTGAAGAAGTTATAGAACTTCCAGCTGAAGTACAGGAACGTGTAAATAAAGCGTCACTGGCTTGTTATAAAGCATTAAAATGTAGTGTTTATGCAAGGGTTGATATGATGGTGAAGGACGGAATTCCATATGTAATGGAGGTTAACACATTACCAGGGATGACACAATCAAGTTTACTGCCAAAAAGTGCAGAGGCTGCGGGAATTAAATATAGTGAACTATTAGATATGATTATACAAACTTCATTACACGTTAGGAAAAATGAAGGTTTTTAA
- a CDS encoding PLP-dependent aminotransferase family protein — MFKDFKVVKDRPVYIQLKDYLKKMIMKGHLLGNQKIPSTRELSELLSVSRNTVLSAYADLEQEGLIYAVKGKGNFVAKVDISNTSSVEIDWKNKLNTVTALADELDLMKHGVRWEKGMIVFNSIAPDEKLFDVENFKRAFLTRMSIEGDIVLNYGYAKGYRPLMNYLLHYMEMKGVDISNKDILITNGFTEGLDIVLSSLSKKSGRVICENPTHHAALKLFRLHGLEVHGINMNDDGIDTNEVEQSLREKDFDFAYLIPSYHNPTGIVTSSEKRTELMRLFSKYKIPIIEDGFNEELRYSGSHLAPLLTFAGAGNNVIYISSFSKVLFPGLRVGWIIADKELIHYLESVKRARTIHTSTLDQAVLFQYLHEGYFEKYLKKARSVYKKKYELAVEACNQYIPFKRMTGDGGLHLFIELEEKINARTLLQKCYEKGVTFSPGNVFYSDGGGANTFRLGFSRLKEKEIVSGIQIIGDTLKNEIWR; from the coding sequence TTGTTTAAGGATTTTAAAGTTGTAAAAGATCGTCCCGTTTATATTCAATTGAAAGATTATTTAAAAAAGATGATTATGAAAGGGCATTTGTTAGGGAACCAAAAAATCCCATCAACAAGGGAACTGAGTGAATTATTATCAGTGAGCAGAAATACAGTGCTCTCTGCTTATGCGGATTTAGAACAAGAAGGACTCATTTATGCAGTTAAAGGAAAAGGAAATTTTGTTGCGAAGGTTGATATTTCTAACACTTCGTCTGTTGAAATAGATTGGAAAAATAAACTCAATACAGTTACCGCATTAGCGGATGAATTAGATTTAATGAAACATGGTGTTCGCTGGGAAAAAGGAATGATTGTTTTTAATAGTATAGCCCCGGATGAAAAGCTATTTGATGTAGAAAATTTCAAAAGAGCTTTTCTTACTCGTATGTCCATTGAAGGGGATATTGTATTGAACTACGGATATGCAAAAGGCTATAGACCGTTAATGAATTATTTACTTCATTACATGGAAATGAAAGGTGTAGATATTTCGAACAAAGATATTCTAATCACAAATGGATTTACGGAAGGGTTAGATATTGTACTATCTTCTTTATCGAAAAAATCAGGGCGTGTAATTTGTGAGAATCCAACTCACCATGCTGCACTGAAGCTTTTTCGCTTACATGGACTTGAAGTTCATGGGATTAATATGAATGATGATGGTATTGATACGAATGAAGTAGAACAAAGTTTACGTGAAAAAGATTTTGATTTTGCGTATTTGATTCCTTCTTATCATAATCCAACCGGTATTGTTACGAGTTCAGAGAAAAGAACGGAATTGATGAGATTATTTTCAAAATATAAGATTCCTATTATAGAGGATGGATTTAATGAAGAATTACGTTATTCAGGTTCACATTTAGCGCCATTATTAACTTTTGCAGGGGCCGGTAATAATGTGATTTATATTAGTAGCTTTTCAAAGGTACTTTTCCCTGGTTTACGTGTAGGTTGGATCATTGCAGATAAAGAACTGATACATTATTTAGAAAGTGTAAAAAGGGCAAGAACGATTCATACATCTACGTTAGATCAAGCTGTACTGTTTCAATATTTACATGAAGGATATTTTGAAAAATATTTAAAAAAAGCAAGATCTGTTTATAAGAAAAAATATGAGTTAGCTGTTGAGGCATGTAATCAGTACATTCCGTTTAAAAGAATGACTGGAGATGGTGGACTTCATTTATTTATAGAGTTAGAAGAAAAAATTAATGCCCGCACACTTTTACAAAAGTGTTATGAGAAAGGTGTAACGTTTTCTCCTGGAAATGTTTTTTATTCTGATGGAGGGGGAGCGAATACCTTCCGATTAGGCTTTTCACGTTTGAAAGAAAAGGAAATAGTTAGCGGGATTCAAATAATTGGTGATACATTAAAAAATGAAATTTGGAGATGA
- a CDS encoding homoserine dehydrogenase → MKIQIVLSGYGTVGREFIKLLNEKYLYINETYGINLVVSGVLGRNVAIHNEEGLSIHHLLTYGGGTAAIEKYLEHHPEERATSGISGTVLVESTVTNLKDGNPGKKYIKQAIEKHMDIVAISKGALVTNWREINEAAKMANVRIRYSGATAAALPTLDIGQFSLAGCNIEKIDGILNGTTNYILTRMYEGDITFEEALKEAQNKGIAETDPTLDVSGSDSACKLLLLTNSLMGVENTLEGIYVQGIEHVTIQQIRNAKEQHKIIKLIASAHKDGEGNVNLNVEPCEIDKDHPLAKVNGTEKGITFFTDTMGQITTIGGASNPRGAAAAALKDVINLYRKDLSRYL, encoded by the coding sequence ATGAAAATTCAAATTGTATTATCTGGATATGGGACAGTAGGAAGAGAGTTTATAAAATTATTAAATGAAAAATATTTATATATAAATGAAACATATGGAATAAATTTAGTGGTAAGTGGCGTATTAGGTAGAAATGTTGCAATACATAATGAGGAAGGGTTATCTATTCATCATTTATTAACGTATGGTGGCGGTACTGCTGCAATTGAAAAATATTTAGAACATCATCCGGAGGAACGTGCAACAAGTGGGATAAGTGGCACTGTATTGGTAGAATCAACCGTTACAAATCTTAAAGATGGAAATCCGGGAAAAAAATATATAAAACAAGCGATTGAGAAACATATGGATATAGTTGCAATTTCTAAAGGTGCACTTGTTACAAACTGGAGAGAAATAAATGAAGCAGCAAAAATGGCGAATGTACGAATACGATATAGTGGGGCAACTGCCGCGGCACTGCCGACTTTAGATATTGGACAATTTAGTTTAGCTGGTTGCAATATTGAAAAAATAGATGGAATATTAAATGGCACGACAAATTATATTCTAACGAGAATGTATGAAGGTGATATTACGTTTGAAGAAGCGCTGAAAGAAGCGCAAAATAAAGGGATTGCCGAGACGGATCCTACATTAGATGTAAGTGGTTCGGATAGTGCGTGTAAATTGTTACTTTTGACAAACAGTTTAATGGGAGTAGAGAATACGCTTGAAGGTATATATGTACAAGGAATTGAACACGTTACAATACAACAAATTCGAAATGCTAAGGAACAACATAAAATTATTAAATTAATAGCATCGGCGCATAAAGATGGAGAAGGCAATGTGAATCTAAATGTTGAACCGTGCGAAATAGATAAAGATCACCCGCTAGCAAAAGTCAATGGAACAGAAAAAGGAATAACATTCTTTACAGATACAATGGGGCAAATTACTACAATTGGTGGAGCTTCTAATCCACGCGGAGCTGCAGCTGCTGCTTTAAAAGATGTAATTAACTTATATCGTAAAGATTTATCCCGCTATTTGTGA
- a CDS encoding esterase/lipase family protein: protein MGKLFIKICFFALVTVCSVAAKTTYAEERQQNNYPIILVNGFAGWGREEMLGVKYWGGVHDIQEDLKRNGYIVQTAAVGPVSSNWDRACELYAQINGGTVDYGAAHAEKHGHNRFGRTYSGFAPNWSETNKVHLVGHSMGGQTTRTLVQLLKEGSYEEKNYVKNHPNAKISPLFEGGKSYVHSVTTLATPHNGTTLADGSLLLPFVKDLLIAAASLNGNNNLSLYDFKLDQWGIKKNAGESFFQYTDRILNNSIWENTKDISQWDLSTDGAKELNNWVKTQSDVYYLSYSGHASQAVPITGLHLPHITMNKVLMGNAFFLGSYARYEENRPLIDTSWWQNDGVVNTNSMIAPSSNTVVSSNGSLQIGKWNHIETKANWDHLDMVGLSVSDTLGFSNIQEFYRTIAEKLSRLPK, encoded by the coding sequence ATGGGGAAATTATTTATAAAAATATGTTTTTTTGCGTTAGTGACTGTTTGCTCAGTCGCTGCGAAAACAACTTATGCAGAAGAGAGACAACAAAATAATTATCCTATTATTTTAGTGAATGGATTTGCTGGATGGGGTAGAGAGGAAATGCTAGGTGTTAAATATTGGGGTGGTGTTCATGATATACAGGAAGATTTAAAGAGAAATGGTTATATAGTTCAAACTGCAGCAGTTGGGCCTGTATCTAGTAACTGGGATCGTGCATGTGAATTATATGCGCAAATTAACGGTGGAACAGTAGATTATGGAGCGGCGCATGCTGAGAAACATGGACATAATCGTTTTGGTAGAACTTATAGTGGATTTGCACCGAATTGGAGTGAAACTAATAAAGTTCATTTAGTTGGGCATAGCATGGGTGGACAAACGACGAGAACTTTAGTGCAGTTGTTAAAAGAAGGAAGTTATGAAGAAAAGAATTACGTGAAAAATCATCCAAACGCAAAGATATCGCCACTATTTGAGGGTGGTAAATCATATGTTCATAGTGTTACAACATTAGCAACTCCTCACAATGGTACAACACTCGCGGACGGAAGTCTTCTGTTACCATTTGTTAAAGATTTACTAATTGCAGCTGCAAGTTTAAATGGAAACAATAATTTATCATTATATGATTTTAAATTGGATCAATGGGGTATAAAAAAGAATGCTGGAGAGTCATTTTTCCAATATACTGATCGTATTTTAAATAATTCAATTTGGGAAAATACAAAAGACATTAGTCAATGGGATTTAAGTACTGATGGAGCAAAGGAGTTAAATAATTGGGTAAAGACGCAATCGGATGTATATTACTTATCTTATAGTGGACATGCATCGCAAGCAGTACCTATAACAGGTTTGCATCTACCACATATAACGATGAATAAAGTGCTAATGGGGAATGCATTCTTCTTAGGATCTTATGCAAGATATGAAGAAAACCGACCATTAATAGATACTTCTTGGTGGCAAAATGACGGTGTAGTAAATACAAATTCTATGATTGCACCTTCGTCTAATACTGTTGTAAGTAGTAATGGGTCTTTGCAAATCGGAAAATGGAATCATATCGAAACGAAAGCAAATTGGGATCATCTCGATATGGTAGGATTAAGCGTTTCAGACACATTAGGTTTTTCTAATATTCAAGAGTTTTATAGAACAATTGCAGAAAAGTTATCACGTCTACCGAAATAG
- a CDS encoding DUF3914 domain-containing protein yields MYIGLNIHTFSQPSKITPSNFEHNTISSTKIEDKKSNAPIKFDIRSSEKEMKQAEHKFNELDLWKMLKDKGVPLWIILEMLQKVRKEKEVQNNSVQHSNAIEETSETRLNEVM; encoded by the coding sequence ATGTACATCGGATTAAACATTCATACATTTTCTCAACCTTCTAAAATAACTCCATCTAATTTTGAGCATAATACTATCTCTTCTACTAAGATTGAAGATAAGAAATCCAATGCTCCAATCAAATTTGATATACGTTCATCTGAAAAAGAAATGAAACAAGCAGAGCATAAATTTAACGAATTGGATTTATGGAAGATGTTGAAAGATAAAGGTGTTCCTTTATGGATCATACTTGAAATGCTACAAAAAGTCCGTAAAGAAAAAGAAGTTCAAAATAATTCAGTTCAACATTCAAATGCGATTGAAGAAACAAGTGAGACTCGATTAAATGAAGTAATGTAA
- a CDS encoding lipoprotein BA_5634 family protein, with the protein MKRTLTIFMLTILFLISFSACSKKENPFPANGLLIIGDENKISPIINRYQEITKENEVFSVKKGKVGNGQVLILNESTAQALIKAKVFRKRENGSDFIIDTLPKFPNDGSLLFAQEDEKTLKSIELGEEEIPVTYNSDAWIGNKRNYPTQWYVIVAENGVYKEIKANETKMHLLHLKKSLGDEKPKMSTDNTLVNENVKAKKLIKGLEGEVSFQFVTIEEKS; encoded by the coding sequence ATGAAAAGAACTTTAACTATTTTTATGTTAACAATACTATTTTTAATAAGTTTTAGTGCATGCTCTAAAAAGGAAAATCCATTTCCTGCAAACGGTTTATTAATCATTGGAGATGAAAATAAAATTTCACCAATTATTAATCGTTATCAAGAAATTACGAAAGAAAATGAAGTGTTTTCTGTGAAAAAAGGTAAAGTTGGAAATGGACAGGTATTAATTTTAAATGAATCTACAGCACAAGCATTAATTAAAGCAAAGGTTTTTCGTAAACGAGAAAATGGATCCGATTTTATTATAGATACGTTACCAAAATTCCCAAATGATGGTTCGCTATTGTTTGCACAAGAAGACGAAAAGACTTTAAAAAGTATTGAATTAGGAGAGGAAGAGATTCCTGTTACATATAATAGTGACGCTTGGATAGGAAACAAACGTAATTATCCAACACAATGGTATGTGATTGTAGCGGAAAATGGTGTATATAAAGAAATAAAAGCAAATGAAACGAAAATGCACCTTCTTCATCTGAAAAAATCTTTAGGTGATGAAAAACCTAAAATGTCGACAGATAATACATTAGTTAATGAAAATGTTAAAGCAAAAAAGCTAATTAAAGGTTTGGAAGGAGAAGTATCTTTTCAGTTTGTAACAATTGAAGAAAAATCTTAA
- a CDS encoding ABC transporter permease: MTFRQFAFNNIFRNKRTYAAHFLSCAFSIMIFFTYALLLFHPDLQGELKSTSTTISAFGTLGFTISQGLIFVFSFFFILYSVSSFLKTRKKEFGILMMQGMSMRQLKKLLLIENMLIGLGSICIGIFIGLIFSKLVLLISASVLMISNGLPFYIPVQAVLLTVITFFFLFLIVSLVTFKMIKVTELVELIQAEEKPKPEPKASILLSLLSLISIGYGYISVFRFIPSTNFITLGMGVLLVIIGTYFLYTQCSVYILYLAKRSESFFLKRTNILTFSELIYRMKDNATMFFIVSIISAVAFTAIGTTAALGNRNLVWMTNPYTFLYESSENNKLVDKHLSILKKHLEDANIPYRMASSSNKFTESNVNVLKLSEYNELTRALGYQQETIEKEDEILLIPGRVSQKQEFKNGDYKKNIEVIQGDWTKTFRVKKTVGNLVLPHDPSSIYIAVQDHVYDEIPHMSNPKDENIQHRTYGFVVDDWIKTKEISNQLKNVFDKDLRDRDFYFEALTLNLLEAKQKNGLLLMASVLVGIVFFTFAASFIYFRLYTDLDRDQQQYKMISKMGLSKRELKRVVTRQLVLMFFLPIIIAVIHTVVAYMALQQLVDFSIINSSIVILISFICIQVLYFFITRWRYLQKLYKVMEQ, from the coding sequence ATGACTTTTCGTCAGTTCGCATTTAATAATATTTTTCGTAATAAGCGTACATACGCTGCCCATTTTTTAAGTTGTGCATTTTCTATTATGATTTTCTTTACGTATGCCCTTTTATTATTTCATCCTGATTTACAAGGGGAATTAAAATCGACGAGTACAACAATAAGTGCATTTGGAACATTAGGATTTACAATTTCGCAAGGCTTGATTTTTGTATTTTCATTTTTCTTTATTTTATATTCAGTAAGTTCATTTTTAAAAACACGTAAGAAAGAATTTGGCATTTTAATGATGCAAGGAATGTCAATGAGGCAACTTAAGAAATTATTATTAATTGAAAATATGTTAATTGGACTTGGGTCAATTTGTATAGGGATTTTCATCGGACTCATATTTTCTAAACTAGTGTTATTGATAAGCGCAAGTGTATTAATGATTAGTAATGGTTTACCTTTTTATATACCAGTACAGGCGGTATTATTAACAGTCATCACATTTTTTTTCTTATTTTTAATTGTTTCGCTTGTTACTTTTAAAATGATAAAAGTAACGGAACTTGTGGAACTTATTCAAGCAGAGGAAAAGCCAAAGCCTGAACCGAAAGCTTCTATTCTATTATCGCTACTTTCTTTAATTAGTATAGGCTATGGATATATTTCAGTATTTCGCTTTATCCCAAGTACTAATTTTATTACGCTCGGAATGGGTGTACTTCTAGTCATTATAGGAACGTACTTTTTATATACACAGTGTAGCGTGTATATATTGTATCTTGCTAAAAGGAGTGAATCATTCTTTTTAAAGCGAACAAATATATTAACATTTTCAGAATTAATTTACCGTATGAAAGATAACGCAACGATGTTTTTCATTGTATCTATTATTTCAGCAGTTGCATTTACCGCAATCGGTACAACAGCTGCTCTTGGTAATAGGAATTTAGTATGGATGACAAACCCATATACATTTCTGTATGAAAGCTCTGAAAACAACAAATTGGTAGATAAACATCTCTCTATTCTAAAAAAACATCTTGAGGATGCAAATATTCCGTATCGAATGGCTTCATCTTCAAATAAATTTACAGAAAGTAACGTAAATGTATTGAAATTAAGTGAATATAACGAACTTACGAGAGCACTCGGGTACCAACAAGAAACGATTGAAAAAGAAGATGAAATTTTACTAATCCCTGGGAGGGTGTCACAAAAACAAGAATTTAAAAATGGTGACTATAAAAAAAATATTGAAGTCATTCAAGGAGATTGGACAAAGACATTTCGTGTGAAAAAAACTGTGGGAAATTTAGTTTTACCACATGATCCTAGTAGTATTTATATTGCTGTTCAAGATCATGTGTATGATGAAATTCCGCATATGAGTAATCCAAAAGATGAAAATATTCAACATCGTACTTACGGATTTGTTGTAGATGATTGGATAAAAACGAAAGAGATTTCAAATCAATTAAAGAATGTATTCGATAAAGATCTTAGGGACAGAGATTTCTACTTTGAAGCTTTAACATTAAACTTGTTGGAGGCAAAGCAAAAGAATGGTTTATTACTTATGGCAAGTGTTTTAGTCGGAATCGTTTTCTTTACATTTGCTGCTAGTTTTATTTATTTCCGATTATATACTGATTTGGACCGTGATCAACAACAATATAAAATGATTTCGAAAATGGGATTAAGTAAACGAGAGTTAAAAAGAGTTGTAACGAGACAGTTAGTATTAATGTTCTTCTTACCGATTATCATTGCAGTGATTCATACTGTAGTCGCCTATATGGCATTACAACAATTAGTCGATTTTTCTATAATAAATAGCTCTATCGTTATTTTAATTTCATTTATATGTATACAAGTTTTATACTTCTTTATCACTCGTTGGCGTTACCTACAAAAGCTTTATAAAGTTATGGAGCAATAG